Sequence from the Streptomyces mobaraensis NBRC 13819 = DSM 40847 genome:
GCGTCTCGCTGTCCGCCCCGCCGGTCGAGCAGGTCAAGGCCGGCATCCACATCCTGCAGTCCCTGGGGCTGCGCCCGCGCAAGCTGGAGATCGTCTCCTGCCCCGGCTGCGGCCGCCTCCAGGTCGACATCCACCGCCTGGCCGCCCAGGTGGAGGCGGCCTTCGACGGTTTCCCGCACCCTCTGCGCGTCGCCGTCATGGGCTGCGTCGTCAACGGGCCCGGCGAGGCCCGCGAAGCCGACCTCGGGGTTTCCTGCGGCAACGGCAAGGGCCAGATCTTCCGCCAGGGGCGCGTGCTGCGCACGGTACCGGAGAGTCGCATCGTCGAAGCGCTGCTGGACGAGGCACTCAAGCTCGCGGAGACGACCGACAACGCCGGCCCCACCTCCGTGGGAGGACCGAACGCGGGGGACACGCCATGAACACGCCCACTCCCTCCACGCGCGGTATCGAGCTGGACCGGGCGAAGGCCACCGTCGAGGCGATCCTGGACGACTTCCTGACCGCCAAGGCCCGGTCCGCCGAGCAACCGGAGGCGGAGCGGTTCGGCAGCGTGCTCAGCGGCCTGCTCGATGCCGGCGGCAAGCGCCTGCGCCCGCTGCTGTGCGTCATCGGCTGGCACACCGCGACCGACGCCCAGGAACCCCCCGCCCTCTGGCACCTGGCCGCCTCACTCGAACTCTTCCACGCCTTCACCCTCATCCACGACGACGTCATGGACCGCTCCGCCACCCGACGCGGCAGGCCCACCGCCCACCGCGTCCTGGCCGCCCACTACGCGGGGTGCGGCCAGGCCCGCGCACGCGACTGGTTCGGCACCAGCGGCGCCATCCTCCTCGGCGACCTCGCCCTGGTCTGGTCCGACGAACTCCTCCACCGCGGCCACCCCACCCCCCGCCAACTCACCGCCGTCCTCCCCCTCCTGAACGCCATGCGCACCGAGGTGATGTACGGCCAGTACCTCGACCTGCTCACCACCGGACGCACCCCCGACCTGCCCACCGCCCTGACCGTCATCCGCTACAAGACCGCCAAGTACACCATCGAACGCCCCCTGCAACTCGGCGCGGTCCTCGCCGCGGCCCCGCCACCACTCCTGGCCGCCTGCACGGCCTACGCCCTGCCCCTCGGTGAGGCCTTCCAACTCCGCGACGACCTCCTCGGCGTCTTCGGCCACCCCCACCACACCGGCAAATCCACCCTCGACGACCTCCGGGAAGGCAAAGCCACCGCCCTGGCCGCACTGGCCCTCGAACGAGCCGGCCCCCGCGACCGCACCCGCCTCGAACAACTCCTGGGCGACCGCACCCTCACCGAGGAGGGGGCCGCCGAAGCCCGCCGCATCATCCTCGACACCGGCGCCAAACACACCGTCGAGCAAATGATCGACGACCGTTACCGGCAGGCCATGACCGCACTGCACCGCGCCCGGCTGCCCCACGACGCTGTCCAGGCCCTGTCCGCCGTCGCCGAAGCGGCCGTATACCGCGCGTCGTGAACGCCGCCCGCGCCTGCCCCGGCTGGACAGTGACGACCTGGAACGCCACCCCGCCTACCTCCGCATGGAACCGGAGGCCGAAGGCCGGACGTGGTGCCTCGAACGGGTCGTCGTCACCGTACACACCCCCGCCCCCGAGACCCCCGTC
This genomic interval carries:
- a CDS encoding polyprenyl synthetase family protein — encoded protein: MNTPTPSTRGIELDRAKATVEAILDDFLTAKARSAEQPEAERFGSVLSGLLDAGGKRLRPLLCVIGWHTATDAQEPPALWHLAASLELFHAFTLIHDDVMDRSATRRGRPTAHRVLAAHYAGCGQARARDWFGTSGAILLGDLALVWSDELLHRGHPTPRQLTAVLPLLNAMRTEVMYGQYLDLLTTGRTPDLPTALTVIRYKTAKYTIERPLQLGAVLAAAPPPLLAACTAYALPLGEAFQLRDDLLGVFGHPHHTGKSTLDDLREGKATALAALALERAGPRDRTRLEQLLGDRTLTEEGAAEARRIILDTGAKHTVEQMIDDRYRQAMTALHRARLPHDAVQALSAVAEAAVYRAS